In Sorghum bicolor cultivar BTx623 chromosome 10, Sorghum_bicolor_NCBIv3, whole genome shotgun sequence, one genomic interval encodes:
- the LOC8065455 gene encoding mediator of DNA damage checkpoint protein 1, producing the protein MPRASETAGTGTDHLWAKAAELERDFAGYKRRLAERRAQAQHAVAEAAGRRAGGGGEEDDRAGDAAGRGRRYEEYVRRRDERLRQEWRARMERKEAEVQALWARLDRSRRGGGGDDDHDGGELAAAATRHAREDQVKLPEKPGNLVVKVKPSTPVTPRGNPGHPPSTKLARPRTSVPSSLAAGSPGLRLSTPDPRRRPSHLHRVQPQPQAQAQPPATPRKENNRPPPPSVALAAAASQAATPRPRTTTMMSRSRSMFKDRGCSSVPVGGESPRPPRFQFQPPRSSYDGASASSNLKELTPSPRANDAIALVRSSSCSREQTVVADRRKASAVAPEPFLVKRSGNDIEPTPAPPVVPKDLPYSGEITPAGGAKADNKSNQQEYVDQSSDKFGSEEITGDSDTEPSYVYIKKDSDEQIPRPPQASAGVGTCPGPQPRSDTDNKEDSDNVEDTMESTGSNEVAGETPAAGADDEELRRESSESLYSNVQSSFSTRSELDTSVTGSPFPSATEQSPESNTSPWTGKKSTEVEVAEKRPPTPTTPRSSVQSPMDAVNGLKRLLTFGKRNGKASEAAAPAAVERALRSVTPAPPATAGDDGSVSGECPAGGSAKLTVDSSEYLDNSYVISPHVGSLQSIGSSYPASSELKEPVLHAKSPRVHRSFFSFSSFKSRAN; encoded by the exons atgCCGCGCGCGAGCGAGACCGCGGGCACGGGCACGGACCACCTGTGGGCGAAGGCGGCCGAGCTGGAGCGGGACTTCGCCGGGTACAAGCGCCGGCTCGCCGAGAGGAGGGCGCAGGCGCAGCACGCCGTCGCGGAGGCCGCGGGTCGTCgcgccggtggcggcggcgaggaggacgACCGCGCTGGGGACGCGGCCGGCAGGGGGAGAAGGTACGAGGAGTACGTGAGGAGGAGGGACGAGCGGCTGCGCCAGGAGTGGCGCGCGCGCATGGAGCGCAAGGAGGCCGAGGTGCAGGCTCTCTGGGCGCGCCTGGACCGCAGCcggcgtggcggcggcggcgatgatGACCATGACGGCGGCGAGCTCGCGGCAGCAGCCACCAGGCACGCCAGAGAG GATCAAGTTAAGCTGCCGGAGAAGCCCGGGAACTTGGTGGTGAAAGTGAAGCCATCCACCCCCGTCACGCCACGTGGCAACCCGGGTCACCCGCCGTCCACGAAGCTGGCACGGCCCCGGACCAGTGTGCCGTCGTCGCTGGCGGCAGGCAGCCCGGGCCTGAGGCTATCCACCCCCGACCCCAGGCGGCGTCCGTCGCACCTGCACCGGgtgcagccgcagccgcaggcGCAAGCGCAACCACCAGCCACGCCACGGAAGGAGAATaacaggccgccgccgccgtccgtcGCGTTGGCCGCCGCGGCATCACAGGCGGCCACGCCTAggccgaggacgacgacgatgatgtcACGGAGCAGGAGCATGTTCAAGGACCGCGGCTGCTCCTCCGTCCCCGTCGGCGGTGAGAGTCCCAGGCCACCGCGGTTCCAGTTCCAGCCCCCTCGGTCGAGCTACGACGGTGCCAGTGCAAGCAGCAACCTCAAAGAACTGACTCCGTCGCCGCGCGCCAACGACGCCATAGCCCTGGTGCGGAGCAGTTCCTGTTCCAGGGAGCAGACGGTTGTCGCTGATCGCAGGAAGGCATCTGCCGTCGCTCCCGAGCCGTTTCTTGTTAAAAGATCAGGCAACGACATCGAACCCACGCCAGCGCCTCCGGTGGTTCCGAAGGACCTGCCTTACAGCGGCGAGATTACTCCGGCCGGTGGTGCAAAGGCTGACAACAAAAGCAACCAACAAGAATATGTCGATCAATCTTCAGACAAGTTCGGGAGTGAAGAGATTACCGGAGACTCTGACACCGAGCCGAGCTACGTGTACATCAAGAAGGACAGTGACGAGCAGATCCCGAGGCCTCCTCAGGCATCGGCTGGTGTCGGGACATGTCCAGGGCCTCAGCCACGATCTGACACTGACAATAAGGAGGACAGCGACAATGTCGAGGACACCATGGAATCAACCGGCAGCAATGAGGTCGCCGGAGAAACTCCAGCAGCTGGCGCAGACGACGAAGAGCTCCGAAGGGAGAGCTCTGAATCTCTGTACTCAAACGTTCAGTCTTCCTTCTCCACAAGATCTGAGCTCGACACATCGGTCACCGGCTCCCCGTTCCCCAGCGCCACTGAGCAATCGCCGGAATCCAACACTTCGCCATGGACAGGGAAGAAGAGCACGGAAGTGGAAGTTGCCGAGAAGCGGCCACCAACCCCGACCACCCCGAGGAGCAGTGTGCAGTCACCGATGGACGCCGTCAACGGGCTCAAGCGGCTGCTAACCTTCGGCAAGAGAAACGGCAAGGCCAgcgaggcggcggcgccggcagcTGTTGAGCGCGCTCTGCGTTCCGTGACACCTGCTCCTCCGGCGACGGCGGGTGATGATGGCAGCGTCAGCGGAGAGTGCCCGGCAGGCGGTTCGGCCAAGCTGACAGTGGACTCCTCAGAATATCTGGACAACAGTTATGTCATCTCTCCACACG TTGGGTCCTTGCAAAGCATTGGGTCATCTTACCCTGCGAGTTCTGAACTGAAGGAACCTGTTCTGCACGCGAAATCACCAAGAG TGCATCGATCGTTCTTCTCGTTTTCATCGTTCAAGTCTAGAGCAAATTGA
- the LOC8077305 gene encoding uncharacterized protein LOC8077305 gives MFPRISRLGARLLRESRAETRAGNLLSSRGILYQGHVNRHSTPVMTPTVLSLRNVLLSTATSGEQDESSQPKDKISVTFVNKDGSEKTISVPVGMSMLEAAHENDIELEGACEGSLACSTCHVIVMDVNYYNKLEDPADEENDMLDLAFGLTETSRLGCQVIAKPELDGMRLALPVATRNFAVDGYVPKPH, from the exons ATGTTCCCCAGGATCTCCCGGCTCGGGGCGCGCCTCCTGCGCGAGTCTAGAGCCGAGACGAGAGCTG GAAATTTGCTAAGCAGTCGAGGCATTTTGTATCAAGGTCATGTTAACCGGCATTCGACCCCAGTGATGACCCCTACTGTATTATCGTTG CGGAATGTCCTTTTGTCAACTGCAACAAGTGGTGAGCAGGATGAAAGCAGTCAGCCAAAAGATAA AATCTCAGTAACATTTGTCAACAAGGATGGCTCAGAAAAGACAATAAGTGTTCCAGTTGGCATGTCCATGTTAGAAGCTGCTCATGAAAACGACATAGAGCTTGAAG GAGCATGTGAGGGCTCACTTGCGTGTTCTACTTGTCATGTAATAGTAATG GATGTAAACTATTATAACAAGTTAGAAGATCCAGCAGATGAAGAAAATGATATGCTTGACCTTGCATTTGGGCTCACAGAAAC ATCACGCCTTGGTTGCCAAGTGATCGCGAAGCCTGAACTTGATGGTATGCGGCTGGCATTACCTGTAGCCACAAGAAACTTTGCAGTAGATGGCTATGTACCGAAACCACACTGA
- the LOC110430935 gene encoding nucleolar GTP-binding protein 1-like — protein MVQYNFKKITVVPPGKDFIDIILSRTQRQTPTVVHKGYAINRIRQFYMRKVRYSQQNFYEKLSTIIDEFPRLDDIHPFYGDLLHVLYNKDHYKLALGQINTARNIIAKISKDYLRLLKYGDTLYRCKCLKVAALGRMCTVVKRISPSLAYLEQIRQHMARLPSIDPNTRTVLICGYPNVGKSSFMNKVTRADVDVQPYAFTTKSLFVGHTDYKYLRYQVIDTPGILDRPFEDRNIIEMCSITALAHLRAAVLFFLDISGSCGYSIAQQAALFHSIKSLFMNKPLVIVCNKTDLQPLEGLSEDDMKLVMEMKAEAMKTITQAGGPNEEGVLLTMSTLTDDGVMAVKNAACERLLEQRVDVKMKSKKMMDCLNRFHVAVPKPRDNKERPVCIPQAVLEARANAAAKEKKKLEKDIENENGGAGVYSASLKKHYILANDEWKEDILPEILDGHNVADFLDPDILVRCEELEREEGLRLEEQAAEDAFQIDGHELTQEQKEILAQIRKKKALLIQEHRMKKRTAESRPIVPRKFDKDRKFTTDRMGRQLSSMGVDPSAAMNRARSKSRGRKRERSLSRAAADGDSMEIDGQQSNKKLRRTSRSRSRSRAPEEVIPGEGFKDSEQKKKAIKKAKASTRNRNKEARRGEADRVIPTLKPKHLFSGKRTLGKTSRR, from the coding sequence ATGGTGCAGTACAATTTCAAGAAGATCACTGTTGTCCCTCCTGGGAAGGACTTCATTGACATAATCCTGTCCCGCACCCAAAGGCAGACACCGACTGTTGTCCACAAGGGATATGCTATCAACCGCATTCGTCAGTTTTATATGCGCAAGGTTAGGTATTCCCAGCAGAACTTCTATGAAAAGCTCTCCACCATCATCGATGAGTTTCCTCGACTGGATGACATCCACCCTTTCTATGGTGATCTCCTCCATGTGCTCTACAACAAGGATCACTACAAGCTTGCCCTGGGTCAGATCAACACAGCTAGGAACATCATTGCAAAGATATCCAAGGACTACTTGAGGCTTCTCAAGTATGGAGACACCCTGTACCGGTGCAAGTGTCTGAAGGTGGCTGCACTAGGTCGCATGTGCACTGTCGTGAAGAGGATCAGTCCTAGTTTGGCTTACTTAGAGCAGATCAGGCAGCACATGGCCAGGCTTCCATCCATAGATCCGAACACCCGTACTGTTCTGATTTGTGGATATCCAAATGTGGGGAAGAGTTCTTTCATGAACAAGGTTACAAGGGCAGATGTGGATGTCCAACCGTATGCCTTTACAACAAAATCCCTGTTTGTTGGTCATACAGATTACAAGTACCTGCGCTACCAAGTGATTGACACACCAGGTATACTTGATCGGCCTTTTGAAGATAGGAACATCATAGAAATGTGCAGCATCACTGCTCTGGCGCATTTGAGGGCTGCGGTGTTGTTCTTTCTGGACATCTCTGGATCTTGTGGATACAGTATTGCTCAGCAAGCTGCACTCTTCCACAGTATAAAGTCTCTGTTCATGAATAAGCCTTTGGTCATTGTGTGCAACAAGACTGACTTGCAGCCGCTTGAAGGGCTTTCTGAGGATGACATGAAGctagtcatggagatgaaggcaGAGGCTATGAAGACTATAACCCAAGCTGGTGGTCCTAATGAAGAAGGTGTTTTGTTGACTATGAGCACTTTAACTGATGATGGTGTAATGGCTGTCAAAAATGCTGCATGCGAGAGGCTGCTTGAACAGAGGGTGGATGTGAAGATGAAGTCAAAGAAGATGATGGATTGTTTGAATAGGTTTCATGTTGCTGTTCCAAAGCCTCGTGACAACAAGGAGAGGCCTGTTTGCATCCCTCAGGCTGTTCTGGAAGCTAGGGCGAATGCTGCTgcaaaggaaaagaagaagctTGAGAAGGACATTGAGAATGAGAATGGAGGTGCTGGGGTGTATTCTGCAAGTCTCAAGAAACATTATATATTGGCCAATGATGAATGGAAGGAGGATATTCTTCCAGAGATACTGGATGGTCACAACGTTGCCGATTTTCTGGATCCAGATATCCTAGTAAGGTGTGAAGAGTTGGAAAGAGAGGAAGGGCTTCGTCTGGAAGAACAAGCTGCAGAAGATGCTTTCCAGATTGATGGTCATGAACTAACTCAGGAACAGAAGGAGATTTTGGCTCAGATTAGGAAGAAGAAGGCATTACTCATCCAAGAACATAGAATGAAGAAGAGAACTGCAGAAAGCCGTCCTATTGTCCCTAGAAAGTTTGACAAAGATAGGAAATTCACAACTGATAGGATGGGACGTCAGCTTTCCTCCATGGGTGTGGATCCTAGTGCTGCCATGAATAGAGCTCGCAGCAAGTCTAGGGGCCGCAAGCGTGAGAGGTCATTGAGCAGAGCTGCAGCTGATGGTGACAGTATGGAGATAGATGGCCAGCAATCCAACAAGAAACTGCGTCGGACATCAAGGTCTAGGTCGAGGTCACGGGCTCCTGAGGAGGTCATTCCTGGAGAGGGATTCAAGGACTCTgagcagaagaagaaggctATCAAGAAAGCGAAGGCCTCTactaggaacaggaacaaggagGCTCGCCGTGGAGAGGCTGATCGTGTTATTCCCACTTTGAAACCAAAGCATCTGTTCTCTGGGAAACGCACTCTTGGAAAGACAAGCAGGCGATAA
- the LOC8077304 gene encoding uncharacterized protein LOC8077304, with the protein MFPFRCARDLSIQRPRFNQRPIPTPHLSAIKYLVVPFLPLPVHSTTYQTQLSSQVSNATDRESPAKPRPREAHSSPARSMDLLEHPFEAVAFRLYSLPIPEAASTATGAAAWTCLAAVLAAAAAAGFWRLRSSTPAAVAVAVSTKPLELDPSPVAEVSSPELSKPSSQRSPPKPAAESTAAPSPKERYTAYYRDAGCVGCCDAGSDEDGDDENEEEDNDVAEEREDGGDRDVFVSDGADPFGWGEVVIRPLRLPLSPTAAAAEEMGLRYRRSPTVTALSGSSVVQLWDQGAGGGLTPTASPRRRGRVVAGTVVSAF; encoded by the coding sequence ATGTTCCCGTTTAGATGCGCTCGCGATCTCagcatccaacggcccagattcaatcAACGCCCCATTCCCACCCCACACCTCTCCGCCATTAAATACCTCGTCGTCCCCTTCCTTCCTCTCCCTGTCCACTCCACCACTTACCAAACCCAGCTGAGCAGCCAAGTGTCCAACGCAACCGACCGAGAGAGTCCGGCAAAGCCGAGACCGAGAGAAGCGCACAGCTCGCCGGCGCGATCGATGGACCTCCTGGAGCACCCATTCGAAGCCGTCGCGTTCCGCCTCTACTCCCTCCCGATCCCGGAGGCGGCCTCCACGGCCACAGGCGCCGCCGCGTGGACCTGCCTCGCCGCGGTCCTggccgccgcagccgccgcgGGCTTCTGGCGCCTGCGCTCGTCCACTCCCGCCgctgtcgccgtcgccgtctccACCAAGCCTTTGGAGCTGGATCCGTCTCCCGTGGCGGAGGTGTCGTCGCCGGAGTTGTCCAAGCCGTCGTCGCAGCGGTCGCCGCCGAAGCCGGCCGCGGAGTCGACGGCGGCGCCATCGCCAAAGGAGAGGTACACGGCGTACTACCGCGACGCCGGCTGCGTCGGGTGCTGCGACGCGGGCAGCGACGAAGACGGCGACGACGAAAACGAGGAGGAAGACAACGACGTTGCGGAGGAGCGCGAGGACGGCGGCGACCGCGACGTCTTCGTTTCGGATGGGGCGGATCCTTTCGGGTGGGGGGAGGTGGTGATCAGGCCGCTGCGGCTGCCTCTCAGcccgacggcggcggcagcggaggAGATGGGGCTGCGGTACCGGAGGAGCCCGACGGTGACGGCGCTCAGCGGCAGCAGCGTGGTGCAGCTGTGGGATCAGGGCGCCGGGGGCGGATTGACGCCGACGGCGAGCCCGCGGCGGCGAGGCCGAGTCGTCGCCGGCACCGTCGTCTCGGCCTTCTGA
- the LOC8077303 gene encoding peroxiredoxin Q, chloroplastic produces MAFTPATACCKPSLALAPRAASSRAQAAALLCTPSTSAFRGLRAAPAPPRWRRSAASTGIVCGKVSKGSVPPNFTLKDQNGKPVSLNKFKGKPVVVYFYPADETPGCTKQACAFRDSYEKFKKAGAEVIGISGDDAASHKAFAQKYRLPFTLLSDEGNRVRKEWGVPADLFGTLPGRQTYVLDKQGVVQYIYNNQFQPEKHIGETLKILQSL; encoded by the exons ATGGCATTCACGCCCGCTACGGCCTGCTGCAAGCCTTCCCTGGCGCTGGCGCCGCGGGCGGCGTCGTCCCGCGCGCAGGCGGCGGCGCTCCTCTGCACGCCCTCCACCTCCGCGTTCCGCGGCCTCCGGGCCGCGCCGGCCCCGCCGCGCTGGCGCCGCTCGGCGGCGTCCACGGGCATCGTCTGCGGCAAG GTCAGCAAGGGCAGCGtgccaccaaacttcaccctcAAGGACCAGAACGGGAAGCCCGTGTCGCTGAACAAGTTCAAGGGCAAGCCCGTCGTCGTCTACTTCTACCCCGCCGACGAGACGCCCGGATGCACAAAGCAG GCGTGCGCGTTCAGGGACTCGTACGAGAAGTTCAAGAAGGCCGGGGCGGAGGTGATCGGCATCAGCGGCGACGACGCGGCGTCGCACAAGGCGTTCGCGCAGAAGTACCGGCTGCCGTTCACGCTGCTGAGCGACGAAGGGAACCGCGTGCGCAAGGAGTGGGGCGTCCCCGCCGACCTGTTCGGGACGCTCCCGGGGCGGCAGACGTACGTGCTGGACAAGCAGGGCGTCGTGCAGTACATCTACAACAACCAGTTCCAGCCCGAGAAGCACATCGGCGAGACGCTCAAGATCCTGCAGAGCCTCTGA